Proteins found in one Anaeromicrobium sediminis genomic segment:
- a CDS encoding rubrerythrin family protein, translating to MAVKNVMTEDYLRSSYGGESMAHMRYLTWADMADDEKVPNIGRLFRAIAYAELVHANNHFKVLEDKKNDYTVTAGAVFGRGTTVENLQGAINGELHEVEQMYPAYLQVAEFQDEKEAKRSFHFALEAEKIHAALFKDAQDAAKEGEDLKMDSVHVCPICGHTVLDEAPEKCPICGAKKEVYKSF from the coding sequence ATGGCAGTTAAAAATGTTATGACTGAAGATTATTTAAGATCATCCTATGGTGGAGAAAGTATGGCTCATATGAGATATCTTACATGGGCAGATATGGCTGATGATGAGAAGGTGCCTAATATAGGAAGATTATTTAGAGCCATTGCTTATGCAGAATTAGTTCATGCAAATAATCATTTTAAAGTACTAGAAGATAAAAAAAATGATTATACTGTAACAGCAGGAGCTGTATTTGGAAGGGGAACTACTGTAGAGAATCTACAGGGAGCTATAAATGGTGAACTTCACGAAGTAGAGCAAATGTATCCTGCTTACTTACAAGTGGCAGAGTTTCAAGATGAAAAGGAAGCTAAAAGATCCTTTCACTTTGCCCTTGAAGCTGAAAAAATTCATGCAGCCTTATTTAAAGATGCTCAAGATGCAGCTAAAGAAGGTGAAGATTTAAAAATGGATTCTGTACACGTATGTCCAATCTGTGGTCATACAGTTTTAGATGAAGCTCCTGAAAAATGTCCTATTTGTGGAGCTAAAAAAGAAGTATATAAAAGTTTTTAA